DNA from Methylobacterium currus:
CGCGAACTCCTTCACGAACGTGACGTGGCTCTTCGGCCTGCACGACCGGCCTTGGGGTTCGCGCCCCGTCTATGGCAACGTTCGCTCGCTTGGCGCGGCGACCCTCAAGAAGTTCGACGCCGACGGCTATGTGCGCGAGGTCGAGCGCCTCGCCGCCGTCGAGCGTTCCTGACGAGGCTCCTGGGGATCCGCTCTGGCATGCCAGCACCGGTTTCGGTGACGGGCTTGTACCGGACGCGCTGTTTCGAGCACATAAGCGATTCCGATCCCGCACGGACCCGCCCGCCGGATGCAAGGCCCGCCCGCAACCTCTCCGAACCCATTTCCCGGCGGCGGCGCGATGGCCGTCCGGATGCGGGAGCACGACTGGGACGCGAGCGCACTTGGTCCTGCCACCGCGTGGCCGGCGGAGCTGACCGTCACGGTTCGCACGATGCTCCGGGCCGCCACTCCGATGGCGGTCTACTGGGGTCCGGAGCTCCTCATCCTCTACAACCTCTCATGGGGAGCGCTTGTCGGCGGCAAGCATCCCGGCGCCCTGGGTCGACCGGCGCGGGACGTCTTTCCCGAGGCGTGGCACGAACTCGGGCCGATGTTCGCCCGAGTTCTCGACGGCGGCGAAGCCGTGGAGGTGCAGGACCAGCGGCTCGTCCTCGACCGGAACGGCATGCCCGAGGACACCTGGTTTACCTACAGCCTTAATCCGATTCTCGACGCGGAGGGTCGGGTCGCCGGCATCCTGAACGTCGCGCAGGAGACGACTGGGCGCGTGCGCGCCGCCTCCGGCTTGGTCGAGAGCGAGGAACGGTTCCGCAGCTTCGCGGAGAACTCGGCCGACGTGCTCTGGATCGCGAACCCGGATGGGGGCCGGCTTGAGTACCTGAGCCCGGCCTACGAGCGCGTCGGGGGTGACCGGCGCGAACTGGTGATGGGCGACCTCGCGCGCTGGGCCTCGCTCGTCCACCCGGAAGACCGGGAGCGTGCCTACGCGGCTATGCCGCGCCTGCTCTCCGGCGAGACCCACACCGTCGAGTACCGCATCGTGCGGCCGGACGACGGGGCCGTGCGCCACATACGCGACACGGGTTTCCCTATTCGCGACGCTGGAGGCGGCCTGCGGCGCTTGGGTGGCATAGCGCAGGACGTCACCGCGGAGCACGCCCGGGAGGAGGCGCTTGAGCGCCGCATCGCTGAGAGCACGGCTGAGCACGACCGGGTCTGGCGCAACTCGCGCGACCTGCTGGTGGTGGTCGGCGTCGACGGGGTATTCCGCGCGGTGAACCCGGCCTGGAAGGCGATCCTGGGCCACGACCCGGCCGAGGTGGTGGGACGCAGCTTCCAGGAGTTCATCTGGCCCGAGGACGACGTCGTCACGCGTACGGCACTGACCTACGCGGCCACGGCGGAGGACCTCACGGCCTTCGAGAACCGCTACCGCCACCGGGACGGCACGCCGCGCTGGATCTCCTGGCACACGGCCGCCGAGGGCGACATCGTCTACGCCTACGGGCGCGACGTCACCGCCGAGAAGGAGCGGACGGCGGCGCTCGCCGAGGCGGAAGAGGCCCTGCGGCAATCCCAGAAGATGGAGGCCATCGGTCAGTTGACCGGGGGCGTGGCGCACGACTTCAACAACCTTCTCACCATCATCCGCTCGTCGGTCGACTTCCTGCGCCGGCCCGACCTGCCGGAGGAGCGTCGCCGCCGCTACCTGGATGCGGTCTCGGATACGGTGGAACGGGCCGCCAAGCTCACCGGGCAGCTCCTCTCGTTCGCGAGGAGGCAAGCGCTCAAGGCGGAAGTCTTCGACGTCGTCGCGTGCCTGCGGGGCGTGGCGGAGATGCTCGATACCGTCACCGGCGGGCGTATCCGCGTGGTGACCGAGCTTCCGGACGTCGCCTGCTTCGTGCGTGCCGACCGCAGCCAGTTCGAGACGGCGCTTGTCAACATGGCGGTGAACGCCCGCGACGCCATGGACGGCGAGGGCACCCTGAAGCTGCGCCTGGCGTGCGGGGTGGGCAAGCCCGCCATCCGCGGGCACGCCCCGGTGCCGGGACCCTTCGCCGCCGTGTCGCTGACGGATACGGGCTGCGGCATCCCGCCTGAGGCCGTCGGGCGGATCTTCGAGCCGTTCTTCACCACCAAGGACATCGGGAAGGGCACGGGGCTCGGGCTGTCCCAGGTTTTCGGGTTCGCCAAGCAGTCGGGCGGCGACGTGGGCGTGGCGAGCGCGCCGGGGCGCGGCACCACCTTCACGCTCTACTTGCCCGAGACGGAGCCGGGCAACTCCGAAGGGGTCCAACAGCCCGAGACCGAGGACGCGGCGACCGTCGGCGGAGCCGGCCGGCGCGTGATGGTGGTGGAGGACAACGTCGAGGTCGGGCGTTTCGCGACGCAGATCCTTGAGGACCTTGGCTACGAGACGATCTGGGCGGCTAACGCCTCGGAGGCGCTGGCTCATCTTGGCGGGGCCCGACACGACTTCGACGCGGTGTTCTCGGACGTCGTGATGCCGGGCATGAACGGGGTCGAGCTCGCGCGCGAGATCCGGCGACGGTGGCCGGACCTGCCCGTGGTGCTTACCTCCGGCTACAGTCACGTGCTCGCCCAGGAAGGCGGTCACGGCTTCGAGCTCCTTCAGAAGCCGTACTCCGCCGAGCAGCTCTCGCGCATCCTCCAGCGCGTGGCCCGTGCACCTGTCGGCACGTGAGACGGGGATTCGAACCCGCCGGAGCCGTGCCGTCTCGGTCCTCGGCGGCCCGGGCGGCGGGGCAACCTCAAAGCCATCGCGGCGTTTCCGGGACGCTGCCGCAAACCCGCCATCACGACGCATCATGGCCGACCGGAAACGGCAAACGGCGGGAAGTTCCTCTTGTCAGCCATCGCCTCGACCAGACACGACCCCGGAACATGTCCGAAAGCACCTCGTCCTTGACCACCGCATGCCTGTCGGGAGGCGGACAGATGGGCGCTCGCATGCGCGCCCACGACTGGTCGTCCTCGCCGCTCGGCGCGCCGGAGACCTGGCCGCAGGCGCTGCGCTCGGTCGTGAGCCTGATGCTCGGCTCCAGGTTCCCGATGTTCGCGGCCTGGGGGCCGGAACTCGCCTTCGTCTACAACGACGCCTACGCGGAGATCCTCGGCGACAAGCACCCGGCCGCCCTGGGCCGCCGCTTCCGTGACATCTGGTCCGAGATCTGGGACGCCGTCACGCCATACGTCGACAGCGCCATGGCGGGCGAGCCGACCTGGGCCGAGAACCTGCCGTTCACGATGAACCGGCACGGCTACGACGAGCGGACCTACTTCACCTTCTCCTACTCGCCGATACGCGACGATGCCGGCGTCGTCGGTGGCATGTTCTGCGCCTGCACCGAAACCACCGCCAAAGTGCAGGCCGAGGAGGCCTTGCGCGCCAGCGAAGCCCGCGCCTCGGGCGTGCTGGAGGGCATGGGCGAGGGCTTCATGCTCCTCGACCGCGACTTTCGCATCCTGCAGATGAACGCCGAAGGTTTCCGGCTGGAGGAGCGGTCGCCCGATCAGATCGTGGGCCGCTCGCATTGGGAGGTCTACCCGGG
Protein-coding regions in this window:
- a CDS encoding PAS domain S-box protein translates to MAVYWGPELLILYNLSWGALVGGKHPGALGRPARDVFPEAWHELGPMFARVLDGGEAVEVQDQRLVLDRNGMPEDTWFTYSLNPILDAEGRVAGILNVAQETTGRVRAASGLVESEERFRSFAENSADVLWIANPDGGRLEYLSPAYERVGGDRRELVMGDLARWASLVHPEDRERAYAAMPRLLSGETHTVEYRIVRPDDGAVRHIRDTGFPIRDAGGGLRRLGGIAQDVTAEHAREEALERRIAESTAEHDRVWRNSRDLLVVVGVDGVFRAVNPAWKAILGHDPAEVVGRSFQEFIWPEDDVVTRTALTYAATAEDLTAFENRYRHRDGTPRWISWHTAAEGDIVYAYGRDVTAEKERTAALAEAEEALRQSQKMEAIGQLTGGVAHDFNNLLTIIRSSVDFLRRPDLPEERRRRYLDAVSDTVERAAKLTGQLLSFARRQALKAEVFDVVACLRGVAEMLDTVTGGRIRVVTELPDVACFVRADRSQFETALVNMAVNARDAMDGEGTLKLRLACGVGKPAIRGHAPVPGPFAAVSLTDTGCGIPPEAVGRIFEPFFTTKDIGKGTGLGLSQVFGFAKQSGGDVGVASAPGRGTTFTLYLPETEPGNSEGVQQPETEDAATVGGAGRRVMVVEDNVEVGRFATQILEDLGYETIWAANASEALAHLGGARHDFDAVFSDVVMPGMNGVELAREIRRRWPDLPVVLTSGYSHVLAQEGGHGFELLQKPYSAEQLSRILQRVARAPVGT